A window of the Gossypium hirsutum isolate 1008001.06 chromosome A05, Gossypium_hirsutum_v2.1, whole genome shotgun sequence genome harbors these coding sequences:
- the LOC107955712 gene encoding importin-4 isoform X2 has protein sequence MCPLLAESSNEDEDDDLAPDRAAAEVIDTMAMNLPKHVFPLVFEFASVSSQNGNPKFREASVTALGIVSEGCAELMKDKLEPVLQIVLGALRDPEQMVRGAASFALGQFAEHLQPEIISHYASVLPCILAALEDVSDEVKEKSYYALAAFCEDMGMEILPFLDPLMGKLLAALQNSSRNLQETCMSAIGSVAAAAEQAFIPYAERVLEMMKVFMVLTNDEDLRARARATELVGIVAMSVGRARIEQILPAFVEAAISGFGLEFSELREYTHGFFSNVAEIMADGFVKYLPHVVPLAFSSCNLDDGSAVDIDESDDENINGFGEVSSDDEAHDEPRVRNISIRTGVLDEKAAATQALGLFAQHTKSSFAPYLEESLKILERHSGYFHEDVRLQAIIALKHILTAAHAIFQCQNDGSVKAKEVLDMVMNIYIKTMTEDDDKEVVANACMSIADIIKDYGYMALEPYMSRLVDATLTLLREESACQQLENGSDIDDEDDTEHDEILMDAVSDLLPAFAKSMGYHFAPIFAKLFEPLMKFAKASRPPPDRTMVVACLAEVAQDMGAPIASYIDGLMPLVLKELASPSATNRRNAAFCAGELAKNGGETTLKYYNDILRGLYPLFGESEPDDAVRDNAAGAVARMIMVHPQSIPLNQVLPVFLRVLPLKEDHEESMAVYNCVSMLVLSSNPQILSHVPELVNIFAQVLVSPAETPEVKAQVGGAFSHLLSVYGQEMQPLLSNLPPAHANALAAFVPNS, from the exons ATGTGCCCTTTGCTAGCAGAATCATCCAATGAGGATGAAGATGATGATCTTGCTCCTGATCGAGCTGCTGCAGAAGTTATTGACACAATGGCCATGAATCTCCCTAAGCATGTATTTCCtcttgtgtttgagtttgctTCTGTAAGCAGTCAGAATGGAAATCCGAAGTTTAGGGAGGCTTCTGTCACAGCATTAGGTATTGTTTCAGAGGGTTGTGCAGAGCTGATGAAGGATAAGTTGGAGCCTGTTCTTCAGATTGTTTTAGGAGCATTGAGGGACCCAGAGCAAATGGTTAGGGGGGCTGCCTCTTTTGCATTGGGCCAATTCGCAGAACATTTGCAGCCTGAAATTATCTCTCATTATGCCAGTGTTCTTCCATGCATTCTCGCAGCTCTGGAGGATGTCTCTGATGAAGTGAAG GAAAAGTCATATTACGCTTTGGCGGCTTTTTGTGAAGATATGGGCATGGAAATTCTGCCTTTTCTTGATCCTCTAATGGGAAAGCTACTGGCTGCCCTCCAAAATAGTTCCCGCAATTTGCAAGAAACATGCATG TCTGCAATTGGTTCCGTTGCAGCTGCTGCTGAACAAGCTTTCATTCCATATGCTGAAAGGGTTCTGGAGATGATGAAAGTATTCATGGTTCTTACCAATGATGAGGATTTGCGTGCCCGGGCAAGAGCTACAGAGCTTGTTGGAATTGTTGCAATGTCTGTTGGAAGAGCAAGGATAGAGCAAATTTTACCTGCTTTTGTAGAAGCTGCAATATCT GGTTTTGGTTTAGAATTCAGTGAGCTTCGGGAGTACACTCATGGGTTCTTCAGCAATGTTGCAGAAATTATGGCTGATGGCTTTGTGAAG TATCTTCCCCATGTTGTACCCCTAGCATTTTCATCCTGCAACCTTGACGATGGGTCTGCAGTAGACAttgatgaatctgatgatgagaATATTAATGGTTTTGGTGAAGTCTCATCGGATGATGAAGCTCATGATGAACCAAGAGTTAGAAATATCAGTATAAGAACAGGGGTATTGGATGAAAAGGCTGCTGCAACTCAAGCTCTTGGCTTATTTGCTCAGCATACAAAAAGCTCTTTTGCTCC CTATTTGGAGGAATCACTGAAGATTTTGGAGAGACATTCTGGTTACTTTCATGAAGATGTTCGGCTTCAGGCAATCATTGCTTTGAAAC ATATTTTAACAGCAGCACATGCTATCTTTCAGTGCCAGAAT GATGGGTCGGTGAAGGCGAAAGAAGTTCTTG ATATGGTGATGAATATCTATATCAAGACCATGACTGAAGACGATGACAAGGAAGTTGTTGCCAATGCTTGTATGAGCATAGCTGATATTATCAAGGATTATGGTTATATGGCATTAGAACCTT ATATGTCTCGGCTTGTGGATGCAACTTTGACTTTGCTTCGAGAGGAATCAGCTTGTCAGCAATTAGAGAATGGAAGTGATATTGATGATGAGGATGATACTGAACATGATGAAATTCTTATGGATGCAGTTTCGGACCTTTTACCTGCATTTGCTAAGTCAATGGGTTATCACTTTGCTCCTATATTTGCAAAACTATTTGAACCTTTGATGAAATTTGCG AAAGCTTCACGTCCTCCACCAGATCGGACTATGGTGGTTGCTTGTCTTGCTGAAGTTGCACAGGACATGGGTGCTCCAATTGCAAGCTATATTGAT GGACTGATGCCCCTAGTGCTTAAAGAGTTAGCTTCGCCATCTGCAACAAATAGAAGGAATGCTGCATTTTGTGCTGGAGAGCTGGCCAAAAATGGAGGAGAGACAACTTTGAA ATATTACAATGATATATTGCGTGGGCTTTACCCATTATTTGGGGAATCAGAGCCAGATGATGCTGTCAGGGATAATGCAGCTGGTGCTGTTGCAAGGATGATAATGGTGCATCCACAATCCATCCCTTTGAACCAG GTTCTTCCTGTTTTTCTGAGAGTTCTTCCATTAAAAGAAGATCACGAAGAGTCCATGGCTGTTTATAATTGTGTCTCTATGCTTGTCTTGTCATCTAACCCCCAG ATACTCTCTCATGTACCTGAGTTGGTAAATATTTTCGCTCAAGTTCTGGTATCTCCAGCTGAAACTCCAGAAGTTAAAGCTCAAGTAGGAGGGGCATTTTCTCACCTACTTTCAGTTTACGGACAAGAGATGCAACCCTTACTAAGCAACCTTCCACCCGCACATGCTAATGCCCTCGCTGCATTTGTCCCTAACAGCTGA